A stretch of Triticum aestivum cultivar Chinese Spring chromosome 1D, IWGSC CS RefSeq v2.1, whole genome shotgun sequence DNA encodes these proteins:
- the LOC123160910 gene encoding beta-fructofuranosidase, insoluble isoenzyme 1-like → MWNPLWVLRPWLLLLLLQLAIGSMEAVAPSPPVPSFVTNPLLRTGYHFQPPKNWINDPNGPLYYKGWYHLFYQYNPKGADWVNTLWAHSVSRDLINWNVLGLALEPSIRSDQYGVWSGSATILLDGTPVLVYTGINRPDTPYQVQNVAIPKNKSDPLLREWVKPDYNPIIVPDSGMNVTQFRDPSTAWHIDGQWRILVGGEKGSHGQAYVYRSTDFKHWVRAKHPLHSATSGMWECLDFFPVLIQGQKGLDTSEHSGRVKYVLKSSLEKARYDYYTIGTYNSRTERYVPDDLNGDYHRLRYDYGKFYASKTFFDPARQRRVLVGWANESDTVPDDIAKGWSGIHAIPRKIWLDPGGKQLVQWPIEEVEQLRRKSVSVTNKVVKPRNHFEVKGLETYQADVEVSFEIPSLERAEPFDHAFSNDAPKLCRMKGADNKGGVGPFGLWVLASANLEEKTAVFFRIFKDGHGKPVVLMCTDPSKSSLGRDLDKPTYAGFVNSNVSSSGKISLRSLIDHSVVESFGAGGKTCIISRVYPSIAIGQNAHLYVFNNGDVDVKVSRLKAWEMESSKMNNSA, encoded by the exons ATGTGGAATCCGCTATGGGTCCTCCGGCCATGGTTGCTACTGCTCCTTCTGCAGCTCGCCATCGGCAGCATGGAGGCCGTGGCGCCCTCGCCGCCAGTGCCTAGCTTCGTGACCAACCCCTTGCTCAGGACAGGGTACCACTTCCAGCCGCCCAAAAACTGGATTAACG ATCCGAATG GGCCACTATACTACAAGGGATGGTACCACTTGTTTTACCAGTACAACCCCAAAGGTGCCGATTGGGTCAATACACTTTGGGCTCACTCGGTTTCACGCGACCTCATCAACTGGAACGTTCTTGGTTTAGCCCTCGAGCCAAGCATCCGATCTGACCAGTATGGCGTTTGGTCTGGCTCCGCAACAATCCTCCTTGATGGCACACCAGTGTTGGTGTACACAGGGATCAACCGGCCGGACACTCCCTACCAGGTGCAGAACGTTGCCATCCCCAAGAACAAGTCCGACCCGCTACTTAGGGAGTGGGTCAAACCAGACTACAATCCGATTATAGTGCCGGATTCGGGCATGAACGTGACACAATTTCGTGACCCGAGCACGGCTTGGCACATAGATGGCCAATGGCGCATACTCGTAGGTGGAGAGAAGGGCTCCCATGGTCAGGCATATGTGTATCGGAGCACCGACTTCAAGCATTGGGTTCGAGCCAAGCACCCACTTCACTCGGCAACCAGCGGTATGTGGGAGTGCCTCGACTTCTTTCCGGTGCTCATACAAGGGCAGAAAGGTCTCGACACATCCGAGCATAGTGGCAGAGTCAAGTATGTACTCAAGAGTAGCCTCGAGAAGGCTCGGTATGACTACTACACCATCGGAACCTATAATAGTAGGACAGAGCGTTATGTGCCTGACGATCTAAATGGTGACTACCACCGCCTCCGCTACGACTATGGGAAATTCTATGCGTCCAAGACATTCTTCGACCCCGCAAGGCAGAGACGGGTCCTTGTAGGATGGGCCAATGAGTCAGACACCGTTCCAGACGACATCGCCAAGGGTTGGTCCGGCATTCAT GCAATCCCAAGGAAGATATGGCTTGACCCCGGTGGCAAGCAGCTCGTGCAGTGGCCCATTGAGGAGGTCGAGCAGCTGAGGCGTAAGTCTGTTAGTGTAACAAACAAGGTCGTGAAGCCTAGGAATCATTTTGAGGTTAAAGGCCTGGAGACTTACCAG GCTGATGTGGAGGTGAGTTTCGAGATACCAAGCCTGGAAAGGGCCGAGCCGTTCGATCATGCATTCTCGAACGATGCTCCGAAGCTGTGTAGAATGAAGGGTGCGGACAATAAGGGCGGAGTAGGTCCCTTTGGTTTGTGGGTGCTAGCATCTGCCAACTTGGAGGAGAAGACTGCGGTTTTCTTCAGGATTTTCAAGGATGGGCATGGCAAGCCAGTGGTCCTGATGTGCACTGACCCTAGCAA GTCATCTCTTGGTCGTGATCTTGACAAGCCAACTTATGCCGGGTTTGTCAACTCCAACGTTTCATCATCCGGCAAGATCTCTTTGAGAAGCTTG ATTGATCATTCAGTCGTTGAGAGCTTTGGTGCCGGAGGCAAGACCTGCATCATATCAAGGGTGTACCCATCCATCGCCATAGGGCAAAACGCTCATCTTTACGTCTTCAACAATGGAGATGTGGATGTCAAGGTGTCGCGCCTCAAGGCCTGGGAGATGGAGAGTTCCAAGATGAATAATAGTGCTTAA
- the LOC123176546 gene encoding protein CASPARIAN STRIP INTEGRITY FACTOR 1, whose translation MHRVSNPEMGMPRRSASLFALAFFALLLSTSLAGRQRPSFIVDQESLGQQGEVQDEAMAQLVHSRMLKDVTTSDYGTYDPTPSMQKPHFKLIPN comes from the exons ATGCATCGCGTGAGTAACCCGGAGATGGGGATGCCCCGGAGATCCGCCTCCCTCTTCGCCCTCGCCTTCTTCGCGCTGCTGCTCTCCACTTCCCTGGCAG GGAGACAGCGGCCGAGCTTCATAGTAGATCAGGAGTCTCTTGGTCAGCAAGGAGAGGTCCAGGACGAAGCTATGGCACAGCTGGTGCACTCCCGGATGCTCAAGGACGTCACCACCAGTGACTACGGCACCTACGACCCAACCCCGTCCATGCAGAAGCCCCACTTCAAGCTCATACCCAACTGA